In one Corallococcus sp. EGB genomic region, the following are encoded:
- a CDS encoding type 2 lanthipeptide synthetase LanM family protein, with translation MAAEVPPEGWLARPVNVLLTPHLDSLSERLRRIQGLSSAEREVVAASARAMLGFSAQLKLNRVLLLELHAASLEGRLDAEDASGRWGQFLELACTSDFHAHLRGRYPPLLDRLATLGRLQTQAVLRLAERFVADREFLSELPGRPRGELKRLRLGEGDAHRGGQTVALLDLEEGTVLYKPRCMRVDRALEGLLARLLAREDAGTRIRVPAVLVRAGHGWAEFVEHRFCEGRGELARFYRNLGHWLAVMRLLGGTDLHSENLIAHGPVPVVVDVESLFTPDPPVPPAERGLAVDLAAKAIRGTVLRTGLLPVRSGGPGLGGLDISAAGSLPGQQPRIPAPLIVDGGTDGARLGMTLMERPMAKNHPSPDPVLALHWDQIVEGFHELTARMQALDARGGLRPLLEPFTGAVVRRILRPTQTYAELLRMLWHPASLYDAPRAHSRAREVMRKNADVTPGAPSAPPVIDEELADLCVGDIPVFTQPVTRSVIDASVEAWRSVDVPLEEMTIQSTLISAYLNEKTVPPRVLAPATPARRGRLDSRRRAQLSKLVRRVCDAAVKGPDGTVTWISPVLAEHGWAVRPLSAEHYSGQGGVAVVLAQYLREVQQGRADEVEGLQALLDGTLAVLRATEDRVPVKQPGGFSGLASQVWIWSTLHDLDIVPGALERARERAAALTPQVLDADGLLEVLGGVAGVIVPLLNLVDQTGEPKWLDVAVHAGRRLEDTARGVAGDARWSTSMFPEPIGGFAHGVAGIGWALARLGLSAAGTAADRRRWRSLSERAFDFVDGLYRQEAGNWTDLRRPDATDQLTSWCHGSTGIGLAAADLFVRFGATRYGEMLQRARNAAVREGFGWTHTLCHGDLGLWELLETARRLSSEPLAPDRETLDAELISGLEVRGPVAGLARDAFSPGWMAGLGGVIHTLLRMHPESRLASPLLLGRAPDMDPDAF, from the coding sequence ATGGCCGCCGAAGTCCCTCCGGAGGGATGGCTCGCGCGCCCCGTGAACGTCCTGCTGACGCCGCACCTGGACTCGCTGTCGGAACGGCTCAGGCGAATCCAGGGCCTCTCTTCCGCCGAGCGCGAGGTGGTGGCGGCCTCGGCCCGGGCAATGCTGGGCTTCAGCGCGCAGCTCAAGCTCAACCGCGTGCTCCTTCTGGAGTTGCATGCCGCGTCGTTGGAGGGACGGCTCGACGCCGAGGACGCGTCAGGGCGGTGGGGCCAGTTCCTCGAGCTCGCCTGTACGTCTGATTTCCATGCGCACCTGCGTGGACGCTATCCGCCGCTCCTGGATCGGCTGGCGACATTGGGGCGGCTCCAGACCCAGGCGGTGCTGCGGCTGGCGGAGCGGTTCGTCGCGGACCGCGAGTTCCTGTCCGAGCTGCCGGGGCGTCCTCGCGGCGAGCTGAAGCGCCTGCGGCTGGGCGAGGGGGATGCCCACCGGGGCGGTCAGACGGTGGCGCTCCTGGACCTGGAAGAGGGCACGGTGCTCTACAAGCCCCGGTGCATGCGCGTGGATCGCGCGCTGGAGGGGCTGCTCGCGCGGCTGCTCGCCCGGGAGGACGCGGGCACGCGCATCCGCGTGCCGGCGGTGCTGGTGCGCGCGGGCCATGGCTGGGCGGAGTTCGTGGAGCACCGCTTTTGCGAGGGCAGGGGCGAGCTCGCGCGCTTCTACCGGAACCTGGGCCACTGGCTCGCGGTGATGCGCCTGCTGGGCGGCACGGACCTGCACTCGGAGAACCTCATCGCGCATGGGCCGGTGCCCGTGGTGGTGGACGTGGAGAGCCTCTTCACTCCCGATCCTCCCGTGCCTCCGGCCGAGCGCGGTCTGGCGGTGGATCTGGCCGCGAAGGCCATCCGGGGCACCGTCCTGCGCACGGGCCTGCTCCCCGTGCGCAGCGGAGGCCCGGGCCTGGGCGGCCTGGACATCTCCGCCGCGGGATCGCTGCCGGGGCAGCAGCCGCGCATCCCGGCTCCGCTCATCGTCGACGGTGGGACGGACGGCGCGCGGCTGGGCATGACGCTGATGGAGCGCCCGATGGCGAAGAACCACCCAAGCCCGGACCCCGTGCTCGCGCTGCATTGGGATCAGATCGTGGAGGGGTTCCACGAGCTCACCGCGCGGATGCAGGCGCTGGACGCGCGCGGCGGATTGCGCCCGCTGCTGGAGCCGTTCACGGGCGCGGTGGTCCGGCGCATCCTGCGGCCCACGCAGACCTATGCGGAGCTGCTGCGCATGCTCTGGCATCCGGCCTCCCTGTACGACGCGCCCAGGGCCCACTCGAGGGCGCGGGAGGTGATGCGGAAGAACGCGGACGTCACCCCCGGCGCGCCCTCCGCGCCGCCCGTCATCGACGAGGAGCTCGCCGACCTGTGCGTGGGCGACATCCCCGTCTTCACCCAGCCCGTGACCCGGAGCGTGATCGACGCCTCGGTGGAGGCGTGGCGCTCCGTGGACGTGCCCCTGGAGGAGATGACCATCCAGAGCACGCTGATCAGCGCCTACCTCAACGAGAAGACCGTGCCTCCGCGCGTCCTCGCGCCGGCCACCCCCGCGCGCCGGGGGCGCCTGGACTCGCGGCGCCGGGCACAGCTGTCCAAGCTGGTCCGCCGCGTGTGCGACGCGGCCGTGAAGGGTCCGGACGGGACGGTGACGTGGATCAGCCCGGTGCTCGCTGAACATGGCTGGGCGGTGCGGCCCCTCTCCGCCGAGCACTACAGCGGGCAGGGCGGCGTCGCGGTGGTGCTGGCCCAGTACCTGCGCGAGGTCCAGCAGGGCCGCGCGGACGAAGTCGAGGGGCTGCAGGCGCTGCTGGACGGCACGCTCGCGGTGCTGCGCGCCACGGAGGACCGCGTGCCGGTGAAGCAACCGGGAGGCTTCTCAGGGCTCGCGTCGCAGGTGTGGATCTGGTCCACGCTGCATGACCTGGACATCGTTCCGGGGGCGTTGGAGCGGGCCCGCGAGCGCGCGGCGGCGCTGACGCCCCAGGTGCTGGACGCGGATGGACTCCTCGAGGTGCTGGGCGGCGTGGCGGGCGTCATCGTCCCGCTGCTCAACCTGGTGGACCAGACGGGCGAGCCGAAGTGGCTGGACGTCGCGGTGCACGCGGGACGGCGGCTGGAGGACACGGCGCGCGGCGTGGCGGGGGACGCGCGCTGGTCCACGTCGATGTTCCCGGAGCCCATCGGCGGCTTCGCGCACGGCGTGGCGGGCATCGGCTGGGCGTTGGCGCGGCTGGGCCTGAGCGCGGCGGGGACGGCGGCCGACCGGCGACGGTGGCGCAGCCTGTCCGAGCGCGCCTTCGACTTCGTGGACGGGCTCTACCGGCAGGAGGCGGGCAACTGGACGGACCTCCGCCGCCCGGACGCCACGGATCAGCTGACGAGCTGGTGCCACGGGAGCACGGGCATTGGCCTCGCGGCCGCGGACCTCTTCGTGCGCTTCGGCGCGACGCGCTACGGGGAGATGCTCCAGCGAGCCCGCAACGCGGCCGTGCGCGAGGGCTTCGGCTGGACCCACACCCTGTGCCACGGCGACCTGGGGTTGTGGGAGCTGCTGGAGACGGCGCGGCGGTTGTCGTCGGAGCCGCTCGCGCCGGATCGGGAGACGCTGGACGCGGAGCTCATCTCCGGCCTGGAGGTGCGCGGCCCGGTGGCGGGGCTGGCTCGCGACGCCTTCTCTCCCGGGTGGATGGCGGGGCTGGGCGGCGTCATCCACACGCTCCTGCGCATGCACCCGGAGAGCCGGCTCGCGTCGCCACTGCTGCTGGGACGCGCGCCAGACATGGACCCGGATGCGTTCTGA
- a CDS encoding DEAD/DEAH box helicase, translating into MKAPPPPAAPETPTFDALGLKPELVEALTSLGYEEPTPIQAAALPPLLAEKDLLGIAATGTGKTAAFSLPLLQHLKPGAAAPHSTSALVLVPTRELAMQVSEAIHRYGQKLGVSVLPLYGGQEIGRQLRVLKRGVDVIVATPGRALDHLRRKTLKLDQVQTVVLDEADEMLDMGFADDLEAILSETPEQRQTALFSATLPPRIASIAERHLHEPVRVRIAKEKLEAGEMPRVRQTAYIVPRAFKIATLGRVLDLESPTAAIVFCRTRTEVDELTTSLNGRGWRAHALHGGMSQEQRDRVIKQFKSQAADLLIATDVAARGLDIPRLTHVVNFDVPNAPEAYVHRIGRTGRAGREGVAITLLEPREHRLLRNIERLTGQRIEVSAVPTVSDLRARRLEMIRSSLREALVAGELDGFRGIAEDLSSEFSVMDVAAAAIKLLQEKEDEGKESNEQEIPQVSPPQERKFPRGERSGPPGRFADRGERGDRGDRGERPARGPRPERGERNERAPSRPQRAPEWNVTRLFIGAGRTAGMRPADLVGAIAGEAGLESSRIGAIHIADMYSIVEVPEPDAARIISALKNSTLRGRKVTVRRDTRD; encoded by the coding sequence GTGAAAGCTCCCCCGCCTCCCGCTGCCCCCGAAACGCCCACCTTCGACGCCCTCGGGCTCAAGCCCGAGCTCGTCGAGGCGTTGACGTCGCTCGGCTATGAAGAACCCACACCCATCCAGGCCGCCGCGCTCCCGCCGCTGTTGGCCGAGAAGGACCTGCTGGGCATCGCCGCCACGGGCACCGGCAAGACGGCCGCCTTCTCCCTCCCGCTCCTCCAGCACCTGAAGCCCGGCGCCGCCGCGCCGCACAGCACCTCCGCGCTGGTGCTGGTGCCCACGCGCGAGCTGGCCATGCAGGTGTCGGAGGCCATCCACCGCTACGGCCAGAAGCTGGGCGTGAGCGTGCTCCCGCTCTACGGCGGCCAGGAGATTGGCCGGCAGCTGCGCGTGCTCAAGCGCGGCGTGGACGTCATCGTGGCCACGCCGGGCCGCGCGTTGGATCACCTGCGCCGCAAGACGCTGAAGCTGGACCAGGTGCAGACCGTGGTCCTGGACGAGGCGGACGAGATGCTCGACATGGGCTTCGCGGACGACCTGGAGGCCATCCTCTCCGAGACGCCCGAGCAGCGGCAGACGGCCCTGTTCTCCGCCACCCTGCCCCCGCGCATCGCCAGCATCGCGGAGCGCCACCTGCACGAGCCGGTGCGCGTGCGCATCGCGAAGGAGAAGCTGGAGGCCGGGGAGATGCCGCGCGTCCGGCAGACTGCCTACATCGTGCCGCGCGCGTTCAAGATCGCCACGCTGGGGCGCGTGCTGGACCTGGAGTCCCCCACCGCCGCCATCGTGTTCTGCCGCACGCGCACGGAGGTGGATGAGCTCACCACGTCCCTCAACGGCCGGGGCTGGCGCGCGCACGCGCTGCACGGCGGCATGAGCCAGGAGCAGCGCGACCGCGTCATCAAGCAGTTCAAGTCGCAGGCGGCGGACCTGCTCATCGCCACGGACGTCGCGGCGCGCGGCCTGGACATCCCGCGGCTGACGCACGTGGTGAACTTCGACGTGCCCAACGCGCCGGAGGCCTACGTGCACCGCATCGGCCGCACGGGCCGCGCCGGCCGCGAGGGCGTGGCCATCACCCTGCTGGAGCCCCGCGAGCACCGGCTCCTGCGCAACATCGAGCGGCTCACCGGCCAGCGCATCGAGGTCTCCGCCGTCCCCACCGTGTCGGACCTGCGCGCGCGCCGGCTGGAGATGATCCGCTCGTCGCTGCGCGAGGCGCTCGTGGCCGGTGAGCTGGACGGCTTCCGCGGCATCGCGGAGGACCTGTCCAGCGAGTTCAGCGTCATGGACGTGGCCGCCGCCGCCATCAAGCTCCTCCAAGAGAAGGAGGACGAGGGCAAGGAGTCCAACGAGCAGGAGATCCCCCAGGTGTCCCCGCCGCAGGAGCGGAAGTTCCCGCGCGGGGAGCGCTCCGGACCTCCGGGCCGGTTCGCCGACCGCGGTGAGCGGGGTGACCGCGGCGACCGTGGTGAGCGCCCTGCGCGAGGCCCCCGCCCCGAACGTGGCGAGCGCAACGAGCGGGCCCCCTCGCGTCCCCAGCGCGCGCCCGAGTGGAACGTCACGCGGCTGTTCATCGGTGCGGGCCGCACCGCGGGCATGCGGCCGGCGGACCTGGTGGGCGCCATCGCGGGCGAGGCGGGCCTCGAGTCCTCGCGCATCGGCGCGATCCACATCGCGGACATGTACTCCATCGTGGAGGTGCCGGAGCCGGATGCAGCGCGCATCATCTCCGCGCTGAAGAACTCCACGCTGCGCGGCCGCAAGGTCACCGTGCGCCGCGATACCCGCGACTGA
- a CDS encoding sporulation protein encodes MPFMKMLARLGIGSARVDTRLEHDTVRAGGDLRGLVHIQGGHTAQRIDRIDLHLMAQYLQRDNDRRSALNAVVRTWRVSTPFTLQPHEEREIPFSLRMPAHTPLTERGTPVWIKTALDIDNALNPEDSDRIHVLPHPLLQTVLDAVQHLGFQWRNSYCEAGAPLGRDEPFVQELEFHAGPAWQGPPRTLTVLPFPREDALELVLDLDRGPRGLTSLLEGTGLDSGRRERLVLSASDLSPGAGAVAERLASRLRGRT; translated from the coding sequence ATGCCCTTCATGAAGATGCTTGCCCGGCTCGGGATTGGCAGCGCTCGCGTGGACACGCGCCTGGAGCACGACACCGTGCGCGCGGGCGGTGACCTGCGCGGCCTCGTCCACATCCAGGGCGGCCACACGGCCCAGCGGATCGACCGCATCGACCTGCACCTGATGGCGCAGTACCTCCAGCGCGACAACGACCGCCGCAGCGCGCTCAACGCCGTCGTGCGCACCTGGCGCGTCTCCACCCCCTTCACCCTCCAGCCACACGAGGAGCGTGAGATCCCCTTCTCCCTGCGCATGCCCGCCCACACGCCCCTCACCGAGCGCGGCACGCCCGTGTGGATCAAGACGGCGCTCGACATCGACAACGCCCTCAACCCCGAGGACAGCGACCGGATCCACGTCCTGCCCCACCCGCTCCTCCAGACCGTGCTCGACGCCGTTCAGCACCTGGGCTTCCAGTGGCGCAACTCCTACTGCGAGGCCGGCGCCCCCCTGGGACGCGACGAGCCCTTCGTGCAGGAGCTGGAGTTCCACGCGGGCCCCGCCTGGCAGGGCCCGCCCCGCACGCTCACCGTCTTGCCGTTCCCTCGGGAGGACGCGCTGGAGCTGGTCCTCGACCTGGACCGCGGCCCCCGGGGCCTCACGTCTCTCCTGGAGGGCACGGGGCTGGACAGCGGCCGGCGGGAGCGGCTCGTGCTGTCCGCCTCGGACCTGTCCCCGGGGGCAGGGGCGGTCGCGGAGCGGCTGGCGTCCCGGCTTCGCGGCAGGACGTGA
- a CDS encoding Gfo/Idh/MocA family protein: MAQGTTRRVRYAVVGAGNLAQVAILPAFQHAEENSELVAIVSSDKAKRDALQEKYGVQHVGGYENFEQVLRDSKADAVYLVVPNSMHRAFTERAARAGVHVLCEKPMATTVEDCEAMIRVTNENDVKLMIAYRLHFEEANLRAIELARSGKLGEPLVFTATLTQQVREGDIRTRVDMGGGALLDEGPYPINAARYLFRDEPREVFAFTSGGRDGRFHGVDGSAFALMRFPNGRVATFAISHEASAVSSYRLVGTEGDLLVKQGFGYGTDLQHELTVGGETETRTFKASDQFAPELVYFSKCVLEDREPEPSGIEGLADVRVIVALQESARTNKPVKLAPFEKPKRPTLEQLIVKPPVEPPEPVNAPAPAVG, from the coding sequence ATGGCACAGGGGACGACCAGGCGGGTGAGGTACGCGGTAGTGGGAGCAGGCAACCTCGCGCAGGTGGCCATCCTGCCGGCGTTCCAGCACGCGGAGGAGAACTCCGAGCTGGTGGCCATCGTCTCCTCCGACAAGGCGAAGCGGGATGCGCTCCAGGAGAAGTACGGCGTGCAGCACGTGGGGGGCTACGAGAACTTCGAGCAGGTGCTGCGCGACTCGAAGGCGGATGCGGTCTACCTGGTGGTGCCCAACTCGATGCACCGGGCCTTCACGGAGCGCGCGGCGCGCGCCGGAGTCCACGTCCTCTGCGAGAAGCCGATGGCGACGACGGTGGAGGACTGCGAGGCGATGATCCGCGTCACGAACGAGAACGACGTGAAGCTGATGATCGCCTACCGGCTGCACTTCGAGGAGGCGAACCTCCGCGCCATCGAGCTGGCGCGCTCCGGGAAGCTGGGGGAGCCGCTGGTCTTCACGGCGACGCTGACGCAGCAGGTGCGCGAGGGCGACATCCGCACGCGCGTGGACATGGGGGGCGGGGCGCTGCTGGATGAGGGGCCATACCCCATCAACGCCGCGCGCTACCTGTTCCGCGACGAGCCGCGCGAGGTCTTCGCGTTCACGAGCGGCGGAAGGGACGGGCGCTTCCACGGCGTGGATGGGTCGGCGTTCGCGCTGATGCGGTTCCCGAACGGGAGGGTCGCGACGTTCGCCATCAGCCACGAAGCCTCCGCGGTGTCGAGCTACCGGCTGGTGGGCACGGAAGGGGACCTGCTGGTGAAGCAGGGCTTCGGCTACGGCACGGACCTCCAGCACGAGCTCACGGTGGGGGGAGAGACGGAGACGCGGACGTTCAAGGCCAGCGACCAGTTCGCGCCGGAGCTCGTCTACTTCTCCAAGTGCGTCCTGGAGGACCGGGAGCCGGAGCCCAGCGGCATCGAAGGTCTGGCGGACGTGCGCGTCATCGTCGCGCTGCAGGAGTCCGCACGCACGAACAAGCCGGTGAAGCTGGCCCCGTTCGAGAAGCCGAAGCGCCCCACGCTGGAGCAGCTCATCGTGAAGCCGCCGGTGGAGCCGCCCGAACCGGTGAACGCGCCGGCTCCGGCGGTGGGGTAG
- a CDS encoding MarR family winged helix-turn-helix transcriptional regulator translates to MPRREPEEEFFERFSALSQRLRLVAAREYGTFDIGSAQAKFLRHIGRHGRSSQAELARATGTDPTLTGRALESLIERGWIRRERSEEDRRQYVLELTEEGQRARRRVEDARRRIIRRLFAELDERDLDDFDRLTKKLLAALEGVADDSIKP, encoded by the coding sequence GTGCCCCGCCGCGAACCGGAGGAAGAGTTCTTCGAGCGCTTCAGCGCCCTGTCCCAGCGCCTGCGCCTGGTCGCCGCGCGCGAGTACGGGACGTTCGACATCGGGAGCGCCCAGGCGAAGTTCCTGCGCCATATCGGCCGGCATGGCCGCAGCTCGCAGGCGGAGCTGGCCCGCGCCACCGGAACGGACCCGACGCTCACCGGCCGGGCGCTCGAATCGCTGATTGAGCGCGGCTGGATCCGCCGGGAGCGCAGCGAGGAGGACCGCCGCCAGTATGTCCTCGAGCTGACGGAGGAAGGTCAGCGCGCGCGCAGGCGGGTGGAGGACGCGCGCAGGCGCATCATCCGGCGCCTGTTCGCGGAGCTGGACGAGCGCGACCTGGACGACTTCGACCGGCTCACGAAGAAGCTCCTGGCCGCGCTCGAGGGCGTCGCCGACGACAGCATCAAGCCTTGA
- a CDS encoding PaaI family thioesterase codes for MDDLQSFARQVFASQPFSQFIGAQLASSGPGSAELRLDIVDHLKQQHGFVHGGVLSYLADNAITFAGGLALGGNALTSEYKINYLKPAVGSLLIARAQAKAAGKRQAVCQCEVFAVKDGVETLCALAQGTVVSAA; via the coding sequence ATGGATGACCTTCAGTCGTTCGCGCGGCAGGTGTTCGCGTCGCAGCCCTTCAGCCAGTTCATTGGCGCGCAGCTCGCCAGCTCCGGACCGGGGAGCGCGGAGCTGCGGCTGGACATCGTGGACCACCTGAAGCAGCAGCACGGCTTCGTCCACGGTGGCGTGCTCAGCTACCTCGCGGACAACGCCATCACGTTCGCGGGAGGACTGGCGTTGGGCGGCAACGCGCTGACCTCCGAGTACAAGATCAACTACCTGAAGCCCGCCGTGGGCTCGCTGCTCATCGCGCGGGCCCAGGCGAAGGCGGCCGGCAAGCGGCAGGCGGTCTGTCAATGCGAGGTCTTCGCCGTGAAGGACGGCGTGGAGACGCTGTGTGCCCTGGCGCAGGGCACGGTCGTCTCCGCGGCCTGA